The Pseudoalteromonas rubra region TACAAAAACAGACGCAATCACTGGTCGCTCCTGTGCTTTACCCGTTTCTTTCTCAATAATGGACGCCAGGATCAATGCTTCATAGGCAGAATTGATAGGCAGATCCTGCGCTCGTTGTTGCCAGGCCAAGGTCAGCTGTGTTTGCATACGTTCACTGGCGTGTTTGAGCAAAGTAGATGCTTTATTGTAGGCATGATAATGATAGGTTTCGGGATACAGCCAGCCTTCCGGGTGAAAATCTGCGGCACCAAAAACCTCCTCTATCTCACCCCAAAAGTGCCGGGCCAGATCCGTTTCGTTCAAGTCAAAATCGATAAATGGTGCTGCTTTGAGATTTGCCAATACCTGCTTAAAGGTTTGCCCTTCTATGATTGTAAACATAAAGTCGGCCTGTGCGCCTGTGGTTAACTTTGACAGCGCGTCAAGCACACTCAGGCCTTGTAATTCGTAGACACCAGCCTTAACGTTAACCCGCTCAGGAAACATTTTCCCATACACTTGATAAGGCAGACAGCGCTCAATCCAGTGCGCTTGTTGCCAACGCTGGCAAATTGCCACAAAGGTGTCACCCCGTTTAACCTCAAAATAGCGCGTATTACTCAACAGGGGCGCATTGCTAAGCTGCGATATATACTGTGTGGCTGCCAGCATAAGAACAACCGACCCAAGCAAAAAAAATAATATCAGTTTTTTCATCATGCTTTAACAACAAGCTCCGAGGCCAATGCTTGTGCTTTACTCAGACTAAATTGCAGGTGATCTATCTGACGCACTGGCACAAGGCCCATCAGGCTGTTACATAGATAAACGGCATCAGCGGCATAGACAAAAGCTAAGTCCATCGAGGCCGTTTCTATGGGGTTGTACATTTGCAGGCTCGAGAGAAAAACGCCCTGTATACCACAATGAGACAAGTCCGGGGTATACCAGCGTTTATCTTTACAGATCAGAATATTAGCGGCAGAGCTTTCAATCACTTCGCCCTGAAGATCCATGACCAGAACATCATCAGCTTGTTTGGTGGCGGCATTTTGTTTAATCAGCACCTGCTCAAGGCGATTCAGCGTTTTTAATCCGGCTAACAGAGGTTGGTGGCCCAGACGCACATCAGATAGGGCAAGACTCACACCCTTTTCACGCCAGTTTTCATAATGGGCTGGATAAGCCGATGAAGATAATAAAGTAGTTAACTGCGGCTCATCGGGTAATCCATAGCCTCTGCCGCCCTCACCTCGGGTGATCACTACCTTAAGCACACCATCATTTATCTCCCTGGCAGCGATTTCACAATGTTCTGACAACGTATTCAGGTCAAGCACAGGAAAGTACAGTGCACTTGCACATTGCTTAAGGCGCTGTAAGTGTCCTTCCCACCTATCCAGCTTGCCTTCACACACTCGGACTGTTGTAAAAAAGCCATCACCATAATTCAATCCCCGATCCCGGCTGTTTACCTGCTGCATTACGCTTTACCACCTCTGCAATATTAGCCTAACTTTATCATATTCATGGCTGAGACAGCGTCAAAAAGGCATAAAAAAACCCGGCACTGCCGGGCTTTTATGATTGATCAACTATCAGACTTTCTTGAATAGCAAAGAGCCATTTGTTCCGCCGAACCCAAATGAGTTACATAGCGCATAGTCCAACTTAGCATCACGTGCTGTATGTGGCACATAATCTAAGTCACACCCTTCGTCTGGATTATCCAGGTTGATAGTCGGTGTCACTTTTTGGTGCTGTAGTGACAAAATACTAATAATAGACTCAACAGAGCCTGCAGCCCCCAATAAGTGGCCCATCATTGATTTAGACGAGCTTACCATCACCTCTTTTGCAGCATCACCGAAAACAGACTTAACCGCTGAGGTTTCTGCTTTGTCACCCGCCGATGTAGACGTGCCATGAGCATTGATGTAGCCAACTTGCTGGGCATTGACACCCGCATCTTGTAAGGCATTTTCCATCGCCAATGCAGCACCAGCACCGTCTTCAGGCGGCGATGTCATGTGGTATGCATCACCACTCATACCAAAACCAACAAGTTCAGCATAAATCTTAGCGCCACGCGCCTTAGCATGCTCATACTCTTCCAGTACAATCACACCTGCACCGTCAGCCAGCACAAAACCGTCACGATCTTTATCCCAAGGACGAGACGCAGCTTGAGGGTCATCATTACGTGTTGACAGGGCTCGGGCCGCACTAAAACCACCCATGCCAATTGGCGTTGATGCTTTCTCGGCACCACCGGCTACCATAGCATCTGCATCACCATAGGCAATCATGCGTGCCGCATGGCCAATATTATGCAAACCTGTAGTACATGCCGTAACGATAGAGATATTAGGACCTCTCAGACCATGCATAATCGACAAATGACCCGATATCATATTGATAATGGTCGAAGGTACGTAAAATGGAGACAGTTTTCGTGGACCACTGTTAAGCAACTTAACATGGTTTTCTTCAATCAGTGTCAGGCCCCCGATCCCAGAACCCACAGCAACACCAACACGATTGGCATTGTCTTCTGTGATTTCCAATCCGGAATCTTTAAGCGCCTGTACGCCCGCAGCAATGCCGTACTGAATGAACAAGTCCATTTTCTTGGCGTCTTTCTTTGACATGAATTGAGTCTCGTCAAAATCATTGACCAGACCCGCAAATTTAGTACCGAACTGAGTAGTGTCAAAGTGTGTGATATTGCGAATACCACTTCGGCCTTCTAACAAGCCCTGCCAGGTTGACTCAACGTCATTACCTAACGGCGTCAACATACCTAAGCCAGTTACTACGACTCGACGTTTAGCCACGGTTTCCTCCAAAAGGGATTTTCGAAATGATGGGGGGTACAAAGAATCAGGGCAGCGAACGCTGCCCTAATTTAAACCGTTAATTACTCAGCGTGAGCAGTAACGTAGTCGATCGCTGCCTGAACAGTAGTGATTTTCTCAGCTTCTTCGTCAGGGATCTCAGTATCGAACTCTTCTTCAAGAGCCATTACCAGCTCAACAGTGTCAAGAGAATCAGCACCCAGATCGTCTACGAAAGACGCTTCTGATTTTACTTCTTCTTCTTTAACACCTAGTTGCTCAACGATGATTTTTTTTACGCGTTCTTGGATGTCGCTCATTCTTCTTTCCTTTATTTAAACGCTATCGCGTTAATTTCAGATTGCGGCGTAGTTTACGGCGCATCATACTGTGATTCAAGGATTGACCATGACTTTTTTTTCTGGTCAAACCTGTTACTAAATATTTTTTACTTTTATCGCCTATTTTAATAGCAATTTCAAGTAAGATTGCCGCAAGATCACAAAAACTTCAATCTCGCTGACAATTGTTACACCATGTACATAGCGCCGTTTACGTGCAAAGTTTCACCAGAAACATAGGCTCCAGCATCTGATGCGAGGTAAACTGCCGCTGCTGCGATCTCTTCTGGCTTACCAAGACGTCCTGCCGGCACGTTCGCGAGCGTTGCCGCTTTTTGCTCGTCAGTTAGCTCATCAGTCATGTCAGTTTGGATAAAACCAGGTGCGATCACATTCACAGTAATACCGCGTGATGCAACTTCACGAGCCATCGACTTCGAGAACCCAATAACGCCCGCTTTGGCAGCAGCATAGTTTGTCTGACCAGCGTTACCCATAGTGCCAACTACTGAGCCAATATTGATGATACGACCTGATTTTTTCTTCATCATAGGACGCAAAACAGCCTTAGACAAACGGAAAATTGAGCTCAGGTTGGTATCAAGAATGTCATCCCATTCTTGCTCTTTCATGCGCATCAACAGGTTATCACGGGTAATACCAGCATTGTTTACCAGCACGTCTACATCACCTAGGTCTTGCTTAATCGCCAGCAGTGTTGCTTCAATTGAGTCTGC contains the following coding sequences:
- the fabG gene encoding 3-oxoacyl-ACP reductase FabG, coding for MTNLFDLTGKVVLVTGASRGIGKAIANAMVAQGAKVAGTATSESGADKISEYLGDNGKGYKLNVTDADSIEATLLAIKQDLGDVDVLVNNAGITRDNLLMRMKEQEWDDILDTNLSSIFRLSKAVLRPMMKKKSGRIINIGSVVGTMGNAGQTNYAAAKAGVIGFSKSMAREVASRGITVNVIAPGFIQTDMTDELTDEQKAATLANVPAGRLGKPEEIAAAAVYLASDAGAYVSGETLHVNGAMYMV
- the fabF gene encoding beta-ketoacyl-ACP synthase II, with the translated sequence MAKRRVVVTGLGMLTPLGNDVESTWQGLLEGRSGIRNITHFDTTQFGTKFAGLVNDFDETQFMSKKDAKKMDLFIQYGIAAGVQALKDSGLEITEDNANRVGVAVGSGIGGLTLIEENHVKLLNSGPRKLSPFYVPSTIINMISGHLSIMHGLRGPNISIVTACTTGLHNIGHAARMIAYGDADAMVAGGAEKASTPIGMGGFSAARALSTRNDDPQAASRPWDKDRDGFVLADGAGVIVLEEYEHAKARGAKIYAELVGFGMSGDAYHMTSPPEDGAGAALAMENALQDAGVNAQQVGYINAHGTSTSAGDKAETSAVKSVFGDAAKEVMVSSSKSMMGHLLGAAGSVESIISILSLQHQKVTPTINLDNPDEGCDLDYVPHTARDAKLDYALCNSFGFGGTNGSLLFKKV
- the pabC gene encoding aminodeoxychorismate lyase: MQQVNSRDRGLNYGDGFFTTVRVCEGKLDRWEGHLQRLKQCASALYFPVLDLNTLSEHCEIAAREINDGVLKVVITRGEGGRGYGLPDEPQLTTLLSSSAYPAHYENWREKGVSLALSDVRLGHQPLLAGLKTLNRLEQVLIKQNAATKQADDVLVMDLQGEVIESSAANILICKDKRWYTPDLSHCGIQGVFLSSLQMYNPIETASMDLAFVYAADAVYLCNSLMGLVPVRQIDHLQFSLSKAQALASELVVKA
- the acpP gene encoding acyl carrier protein translates to MSDIQERVKKIIVEQLGVKEEEVKSEASFVDDLGADSLDTVELVMALEEEFDTEIPDEEAEKITTVQAAIDYVTAHAE
- the mltG gene encoding endolytic transglycosylase MltG, with the protein product MKKLILFFLLGSVVLMLAATQYISQLSNAPLLSNTRYFEVKRGDTFVAICQRWQQAHWIERCLPYQVYGKMFPERVNVKAGVYELQGLSVLDALSKLTTGAQADFMFTIIEGQTFKQVLANLKAAPFIDFDLNETDLARHFWGEIEEVFGAADFHPEGWLYPETYHYHAYNKASTLLKHASERMQTQLTLAWQQRAQDLPINSAYEALILASIIEKETGKAQERPVIASVFVNRLNRKMRLQTDPTVIYGLGDSFDGDIKRRHLREYTPYNTYRIKGLPPTPIAMPSFDAIKAATQPAQTDYLYFVSKGDGSHYFSKSLKEHNQAVKRYILNKQNG